The Sciurus carolinensis chromosome 18, mSciCar1.2, whole genome shotgun sequence genome contains a region encoding:
- the Zdhhc4 gene encoding palmitoyltransferase ZDHHC4 isoform X1 has protein sequence MMMSSDFGAPRMDFLVLFLFYLVFMLISVVMICICSKTHRLKGLVQGGAQIWSCIIPECIQRAVRKLLHYLFHTRNYAFIILHLVLQGTVYTEYTWEIFGYCQELEFSLYYLLLPYLLLIICLIFFTLTCLTNPGTITKANELLFLQVYEFDEVMFPKNARCSTCDLKKPARSKHCSVCNWCVHRFDHHCVWVNNCIGAWNTRYFLIYLLTLTASAATMAIVSTMFLVHLVIVSDLYQETYIDDLGHPQSMDIVFLIQYLFLTFPRIVFLLGFVMVLSLLLGGYLCFVLYLAATNQTTNEWYKGDWAWCQLCPVVVRPPSAEPQVYENIHSHGLWRNLREIFLPTIPYSERKKK, from the exons ATGATGATGTCATCAGATTTTGGGG CCCCCAGGATGGACTTCCTGGTTCTCTTCTTGTTCTACCTGGTGTTCATGCTGATTAGTGTTGTTATGATCTGCATCTGCTCCAAAACCCATCGTTTGAAAGGTCTGGTTCAAGGAGGAGCACAG atatgGTCCTGTATAATTCCAGAATGCATTCAGAGAGCTGTGAGAAAATTGCTTCATTACCTCTTCCATACACG CAACTATGCCTTCATTATCCTGCACCTGGTCTTGCAAGGGACAGTTTATACTGAGTATACTTGGGAAATATTTGGCTACTGTCAAGAGCTGGAATTCTCTTTGTATTACCTTCTTCTGCCTTATCTGTTGCTGATTATATGCCTGATTTTCTTCACCCTAACTTGTTTGACCAATCCTG gcaCCATAACAAAAGCAAATGAATTACTGTTTCTTCAAGTTTATGAATTTGATGAAGTTATGTTTCCAAAGAATGCCAGGTGTTCTACTTGTGACTTAAAGAAACCAGCTCGATCCAAGCACTGCA GTGTGTGTAACTGGTGTGTGCACCGTTTTGACCATCACTGTGTTTGGGTGAACAACTGTATAGGGGCCTGGAATACCAGGTACTTCCTCATCTACCTCTTGACATTGACTGCATCAGCTGCCACCATGGCCATTGTGAGCACCATGTTTCTGGTCCATCTGGTGATAGTGTCAGATCTATACCAGGAAACTTACATTGATGACCTTGGACATCCCCAGTCTATGGACATAGTCTTTCTTATTCAG TACCTGTTCCTGACATTTCCAAGGATTGTCTTCTTGCTGGGCTTTGTCATGGTGCTGAGCCTCCTTCTAGGGGGCTACCTATGCTTTGTTCTGTACCTGGCAGCCACCAACCAGACTACAAATGAGTGGTACAAAGGTGACTGGGCCTGGTGCCAACTCTGTCCTGTTGTGGTCAGGCCCCCATCGGCAGAGCCCCAAGTCTACGAGAACATTCATTCCCATGGGCTTTGGAGGAACCTTCGAGAGATCTTTCTACCAACTATTCCATATtctgagagaaagaagaaataa
- the Zdhhc4 gene encoding palmitoyltransferase ZDHHC4 isoform X2, with protein sequence MDFLVLFLFYLVFMLISVVMICICSKTHRLKGLVQGGAQIWSCIIPECIQRAVRKLLHYLFHTRNYAFIILHLVLQGTVYTEYTWEIFGYCQELEFSLYYLLLPYLLLIICLIFFTLTCLTNPGTITKANELLFLQVYEFDEVMFPKNARCSTCDLKKPARSKHCSVCNWCVHRFDHHCVWVNNCIGAWNTRYFLIYLLTLTASAATMAIVSTMFLVHLVIVSDLYQETYIDDLGHPQSMDIVFLIQYLFLTFPRIVFLLGFVMVLSLLLGGYLCFVLYLAATNQTTNEWYKGDWAWCQLCPVVVRPPSAEPQVYENIHSHGLWRNLREIFLPTIPYSERKKK encoded by the exons ATGGACTTCCTGGTTCTCTTCTTGTTCTACCTGGTGTTCATGCTGATTAGTGTTGTTATGATCTGCATCTGCTCCAAAACCCATCGTTTGAAAGGTCTGGTTCAAGGAGGAGCACAG atatgGTCCTGTATAATTCCAGAATGCATTCAGAGAGCTGTGAGAAAATTGCTTCATTACCTCTTCCATACACG CAACTATGCCTTCATTATCCTGCACCTGGTCTTGCAAGGGACAGTTTATACTGAGTATACTTGGGAAATATTTGGCTACTGTCAAGAGCTGGAATTCTCTTTGTATTACCTTCTTCTGCCTTATCTGTTGCTGATTATATGCCTGATTTTCTTCACCCTAACTTGTTTGACCAATCCTG gcaCCATAACAAAAGCAAATGAATTACTGTTTCTTCAAGTTTATGAATTTGATGAAGTTATGTTTCCAAAGAATGCCAGGTGTTCTACTTGTGACTTAAAGAAACCAGCTCGATCCAAGCACTGCA GTGTGTGTAACTGGTGTGTGCACCGTTTTGACCATCACTGTGTTTGGGTGAACAACTGTATAGGGGCCTGGAATACCAGGTACTTCCTCATCTACCTCTTGACATTGACTGCATCAGCTGCCACCATGGCCATTGTGAGCACCATGTTTCTGGTCCATCTGGTGATAGTGTCAGATCTATACCAGGAAACTTACATTGATGACCTTGGACATCCCCAGTCTATGGACATAGTCTTTCTTATTCAG TACCTGTTCCTGACATTTCCAAGGATTGTCTTCTTGCTGGGCTTTGTCATGGTGCTGAGCCTCCTTCTAGGGGGCTACCTATGCTTTGTTCTGTACCTGGCAGCCACCAACCAGACTACAAATGAGTGGTACAAAGGTGACTGGGCCTGGTGCCAACTCTGTCCTGTTGTGGTCAGGCCCCCATCGGCAGAGCCCCAAGTCTACGAGAACATTCATTCCCATGGGCTTTGGAGGAACCTTCGAGAGATCTTTCTACCAACTATTCCATATtctgagagaaagaagaaataa